Proteins from one Ornithobacterium rhinotracheale genomic window:
- a CDS encoding TonB-dependent receptor, with translation MKHMKITCLFFALMGMSAMQAQHHKGKIQHHRQVEGECIVTGTVRNAQGEHVGGAVVRAKSDFGREEILVKTNDKGNYKLRLSAGQWVIFLYNQKSEKYEINLRPNEVKQLDLLVDKTIALQGVELFGDRHKQPEKLDEITRLPLSPQENIQTITTISEQVIDRQGILNIADATRNAPGVYTYATFGNQRESLGSRGFRGIPVLKNGVRVHSDFRGQGIITDMEGVESVQVLKGATAVTQGFGLDLGSAGGVVNLVTKTPKFKNFGEVSLRYGSFNTIRPTLDINRVLDKNNTLAFRLNGAYEHSDGYRDENTFNKYYFNPSLKWKPTKSLEVTLEMDYLDDKRTPDPGTINLSKDNTKNEILDLPKSKFLGFKDNESLTKNLTYSARAKYDLNKHLYLRAGYFASHLDLNGVGISLKQNLDKKTKEIKGSPYEVTRALTKSPRIDDNKVFQLDLVGQNFQTGIVKHLFQVGFDFKESQVETTAFNSVVIDKINVNDNVISNSLPNGIPAFAESGKGETYAKELGGMAQYVMQVEDYLRVFMGSRYSHYTSHDKVKGNLVEGNTINPIFGILANPIKNIGVFASYTNISDPRNSARLDKNGKELGNSVATQWEAGLKTEWFNKRLRFNATYFNVQNKNMIMQEVTMDSNGVWQFEPYYFKGGDDTRQGIELELIGRILPNLEIMGGYSYLDAQYKNSTRFVNGSAPNNTPHNVANFWTNYTFNQGVLNGLSVGAGVYYLGDRPYNDYTRKGMQIHGIDVKAKPWHNKAYTTINAQIAYNTPKFGIQFFANNILDEIGYNAYRNVYINRIDPRNFAAKLTFKF, from the coding sequence ATGAAACACATGAAGATTACATGCCTATTTTTTGCGCTTATGGGGATGAGCGCAATGCAGGCACAGCATCACAAAGGAAAGATACAACATCACAGGCAAGTAGAGGGCGAATGCATCGTTACAGGTACTGTGCGTAATGCGCAAGGGGAGCATGTAGGGGGAGCCGTTGTCCGTGCTAAAAGTGATTTTGGTAGAGAAGAAATATTAGTTAAAACCAATGACAAAGGAAATTATAAATTGCGACTTTCAGCGGGGCAGTGGGTGATTTTTCTCTACAATCAAAAAAGTGAAAAATATGAAATAAATCTTCGTCCAAATGAAGTGAAACAGCTTGATTTGTTGGTAGATAAAACTATTGCCTTGCAAGGCGTGGAACTTTTTGGCGATAGGCACAAGCAACCAGAGAAGTTAGACGAAATTACTAGATTACCGCTTAGTCCGCAAGAGAATATTCAGACAATTACCACTATTTCAGAACAAGTAATTGATAGGCAAGGGATTCTGAATATAGCCGATGCTACACGAAATGCCCCTGGTGTATATACATATGCTACTTTTGGAAACCAAAGAGAAAGTTTAGGTTCGCGTGGATTCCGCGGAATTCCTGTTTTGAAAAATGGCGTACGCGTACATTCAGATTTTAGAGGGCAAGGAATTATAACCGATATGGAAGGTGTGGAAAGTGTGCAAGTTTTGAAAGGAGCTACTGCTGTAACACAAGGGTTTGGGCTAGATTTAGGCTCTGCCGGTGGTGTAGTGAATTTAGTAACAAAAACACCGAAATTTAAGAATTTTGGCGAAGTATCTTTGCGTTATGGAAGTTTCAATACGATTCGCCCAACGCTGGACATAAACCGTGTTTTAGATAAAAATAATACTTTGGCATTTAGGCTAAATGGTGCGTATGAACATAGCGATGGGTACCGAGATGAAAACACTTTTAATAAATATTATTTTAATCCATCATTGAAATGGAAACCTACAAAATCATTAGAAGTAACGCTGGAAATGGATTATCTCGACGATAAAAGAACACCAGATCCTGGAACCATCAATTTATCAAAAGATAATACCAAAAACGAAATTTTAGACTTGCCAAAAAGCAAATTCTTAGGATTTAAAGACAACGAATCTTTAACCAAAAACTTGACTTATAGTGCTAGAGCAAAATATGATTTAAACAAGCACTTGTACTTGCGCGCGGGATATTTTGCATCGCATTTAGATTTAAATGGTGTGGGAATCAGCTTGAAACAAAATTTGGACAAGAAAACCAAGGAAATTAAAGGTAGCCCTTACGAAGTAACGAGAGCTTTGACCAAATCGCCAAGAATTGACGATAATAAAGTATTTCAATTGGATTTGGTGGGGCAAAATTTCCAAACTGGAATTGTGAAGCATTTGTTCCAAGTGGGCTTTGATTTTAAAGAAAGCCAAGTGGAAACTACAGCGTTCAATAGTGTGGTGATCGATAAAATCAATGTGAATGATAATGTTATTTCTAATAGTTTGCCAAATGGTATTCCTGCCTTTGCAGAAAGCGGAAAAGGCGAAACTTATGCCAAAGAATTGGGCGGAATGGCACAATATGTAATGCAGGTGGAAGATTATCTGCGTGTGTTTATGGGCTCTCGCTACTCTCACTATACTTCGCATGATAAGGTGAAGGGTAATTTAGTGGAAGGAAATACCATCAATCCAATTTTTGGAATTTTGGCAAATCCGATTAAAAACATAGGGGTTTTTGCTTCGTATACAAATATTTCAGATCCAAGAAATTCAGCGCGTTTAGACAAAAATGGAAAAGAGCTAGGGAATTCCGTAGCTACCCAATGGGAAGCCGGATTGAAAACCGAATGGTTCAATAAAAGATTAAGATTTAATGCTACCTATTTTAATGTTCAGAACAAAAATATGATTATGCAAGAGGTGACCATGGATTCTAACGGAGTTTGGCAATTTGAGCCCTATTACTTTAAAGGTGGCGACGATACAAGACAAGGAATCGAGCTGGAGTTAATTGGTCGTATTTTACCGAATTTAGAAATCATGGGAGGCTACTCTTATCTAGATGCACAGTATAAAAACAGTACGCGATTTGTGAACGGAAGTGCGCCAAACAATACGCCGCACAATGTGGCTAATTTCTGGACAAACTATACCTTTAATCAAGGAGTGCTCAATGGTTTGTCGGTGGGGGCAGGTGTTTACTATTTAGGCGATAGACCATATAACGATTATACCCGAAAAGGTATGCAAATTCATGGAATCGATGTAAAAGCTAAACCTTGGCATAACAAAGCATACACTACAATAAATGCACAAATTGCGTATAATACGCCAAAATTTGGAATTCAGTTTTTTGCCAATAATATTTTGGATGAAATTGGATACAACGCATACCGAAATGTGTATATCAATCGAATTGATCCGAGAAACTTTGCCGCAAAACTGACTTTTAAATTTTAA